A single Candidatus Pacearchaeota archaeon DNA region contains:
- the trpS gene encoding tryptophan--tRNA ligase, with amino-acid sequence MKVFSGIRPTGEIHLGNYLGAIKQWISLQDKEDCLFCIVDWHAITTPYDEKTLQKKMFDLTTTYLAVGLNPDKCNLFIQSDVKEVVELQWLLGTITPFGELSRMTQFKDKSKKHPEYINAGLFNYPVLMAADILLYDTDIVPIGKDQTQHVELTRNIAEKFNKKYGKVFKLPKAFVPEQGATIMSLQFPEKKMSKTDDVKGCIGLFDTPKEIKEKIMSATTDSGKEIKYDTKNKKGISNLMTIYSLFSDKTFKEIENEFKGKGYGDFKKSLADLLIEKLEPIRQKRKELENNPEYINRVLEKGAKKARKIAEETMEKIRKNMGLK; translated from the coding sequence ATGAAAGTATTTTCGGGAATTAGGCCTACGGGCGAAATACATTTAGGAAATTATTTAGGAGCAATCAAACAATGGATTAGTCTTCAAGATAAAGAAGACTGCCTTTTCTGTATTGTTGATTGGCACGCTATTACTACTCCCTATGATGAAAAAACTCTTCAAAAGAAGATGTTTGATTTGACTACCACATATTTAGCGGTTGGCTTAAATCCTGACAAATGTAATCTCTTTATTCAATCAGACGTTAAGGAGGTTGTTGAATTGCAATGGCTATTAGGAACTATTACTCCCTTCGGAGAATTAAGTCGCATGACCCAATTCAAAGATAAATCAAAAAAACATCCTGAATATATTAATGCTGGATTATTCAATTACCCTGTTTTAATGGCTGCTGATATCCTTCTTTACGACACTGATATTGTTCCAATTGGAAAAGATCAAACTCAACACGTTGAATTAACTAGAAATATTGCTGAAAAATTCAATAAGAAATATGGCAAAGTCTTTAAATTACCAAAAGCTTTCGTTCCAGAACAAGGAGCAACGATTATGTCTCTTCAATTTCCTGAAAAGAAGATGTCAAAAACTGATGACGTAAAAGGATGTATTGGTTTATTCGATACGCCAAAAGAAATAAAAGAAAAGATAATGTCAGCAACCACTGATTCGGGAAAAGAAATTAAATACGACACAAAAAACAAAAAAGGAATTTCTAATTTAATGACCATCTATTCCCTATTCTCTGATAAAACATTCAAAGAAATAGAAAATGAATTTAAAGGAAAAGGATACGGTGACTTCAAAAAATCTCTAGCTGATTTACTAATTGAGAAATTAGAACCGATAAGACAAAAAAGAAAAGAACTAGAAAATAATCCTGAATATATTAATAGAGTTCTAGAAAAAGGAGCGAAAAAGGCTAGAAAAATCGCTGAAGAAACAATGGAGAAAATTAGAAAGAATATGGGATTGAAATAA
- a CDS encoding phosphomannomutase/phosphoglucomutase, which yields MLNQKIFKAYDIRGIYPEEINEETAYKIGAAFAVFIKKVSNKDNPQIVVGRDNRKSSDSLFNELKKGIIGQGANVIDIGLSATPTLYFSVANYKYDGGINITSSHNPKQYNGFKMVREEAIPLSGDSGIGEIKELVLSNNFIEVEKIGKIIRKDVSDDYISINKEKDSFDIKMIVDTANSVSGVLVPKMFNQVNLTHIFSELDGDFPNHEPDPHKKENIEKLQKKVIEDKADFGVALDGDGDRVFFINEKGNVIPSDMILSLMSSLILKDNPNNKILYDIRCSNVVRETINSLKGEAIISKVGHSFIKALMKEKDIIFGGEYAGHYYLRQSGSYYEAPYFVIFTILKEIKKTGKKLSELIEPFEKYYHSGEINFKADNKEEIINKVKEKYIDGKLLTIDGVRIDFDDWWFSIRASNTEPILRLIVEGKTKEIMEEKLKEIEEIIQAQ from the coding sequence ATGTTAAATCAAAAAATATTTAAAGCATACGATATTAGGGGTATCTATCCTGAAGAAATTAATGAAGAAACGGCTTATAAAATAGGGGCTGCTTTTGCGGTATTTATTAAAAAAGTTTCGAATAAGGATAATCCACAGATAGTAGTAGGGCGTGATAATAGAAAATCTTCAGATTCTCTTTTTAATGAATTAAAAAAAGGAATAATCGGCCAAGGAGCTAATGTTATTGATATCGGTTTGTCGGCCACGCCAACGCTTTATTTTTCAGTTGCTAACTATAAATATGATGGAGGGATTAACATTACCTCCAGTCATAATCCCAAACAATACAACGGATTTAAAATGGTAAGAGAAGAAGCTATTCCTTTAAGCGGGGATTCTGGGATAGGAGAAATAAAAGAATTAGTTCTTTCTAATAATTTTATCGAGGTTGAAAAGATTGGAAAAATTATTAGAAAAGATGTTTCAGACGATTATATCTCTATCAATAAAGAAAAAGATAGTTTTGATATAAAAATGATTGTCGACACAGCTAACAGTGTTTCAGGTGTTCTTGTTCCTAAAATGTTTAATCAAGTTAATCTTACGCATATTTTTAGTGAACTTGACGGTGATTTTCCTAATCATGAGCCTGATCCGCATAAAAAAGAAAATATAGAAAAGCTCCAAAAAAAAGTTATTGAAGACAAGGCTGACTTTGGGGTAGCTCTTGATGGAGATGGAGATAGGGTTTTCTTTATTAATGAAAAAGGAAATGTTATTCCTTCGGATATGATTTTATCTTTAATGTCTTCATTAATTCTTAAAGATAATCCAAACAATAAAATCCTTTACGATATTCGTTGCAGTAATGTTGTCAGAGAAACAATTAATAGTCTGAAAGGCGAAGCGATAATAAGTAAAGTGGGACATTCCTTTATTAAAGCTTTAATGAAGGAAAAGGATATCATTTTTGGAGGAGAATATGCCGGTCATTACTATTTAAGACAAAGTGGTAGTTATTACGAAGCTCCTTATTTTGTAATTTTTACAATACTTAAAGAAATTAAAAAGACAGGAAAGAAATTATCAGAATTAATAGAGCCATTTGAGAAATATTATCACTCTGGAGAAATTAACTTTAAGGCTGACAATAAAGAAGAGATTATCAATAAAGTAAAAGAAAAATATATTGATGGAAAATTATTAACAATTGATGGGGTCAGAATAGATTTTGATGATTGGTGGTTTTCTATTAGAGCTTCTAATACTGAACCAATACTGAGATTAATTGTTGAAGGGAAGACTAAAGAAATAATGGAAGAAAAATTAAAAGAAATAGAAGAGATAATTCAAGCCCAGTAG
- a CDS encoding type II secretion system protein gives MSQQKAFTLIELLIVIVVISILSGFIAVQLNNSVNAGKDVKRKSDIELLANAVTTYSSENYALKPITGENGCTIGGGDVATRCSSVVEDFLKKYLTNLPTDPNPETYYYYISTDGKSCQIYAKLSTPAPNDIYAYNCDTDNYTIGTIVNGACGDFSEYTSTNGYNNSSATDWPTITATSFCSAGTLDGTTPVFPEEGASVSWTCDGDRGDRAFCSAYRALNGVCGSADGTNSYTTPTTDLCSAGIASSVSGSGPWTWTCEGKYVGDIPTCTVNKTEDGVCGSADGTNSYTTPTTDLCSAGIASSVSGSGPWTWTCAGVNDGTTSETCTANKSVDGVCGSADGSYYSSVPTTDLCSAGIASSVSGSGPWTWTCAGVNDGTTSETCTALKLSPPIICNNVHTLNECTSAGGTLTWVSSCYVCKFSWSVTTDIGTQVDGLYPDCPSGWTQYQNWTTTADRSIYGGYCGSTTHNSHAGYSIPYTAGSHSWSNHAIESMPYMTGDNYNWACCTGCGSTACDNCGSLIYEGCMDYPNHNCHAYITARGCY, from the coding sequence GTTATTTCTATTCTTTCTGGTTTTATAGCTGTTCAATTAAATAATTCTGTTAATGCTGGAAAAGATGTTAAAAGGAAATCAGACATTGAATTGTTAGCCAATGCCGTTACTACTTATTCTTCTGAAAATTATGCCCTCAAGCCTATTACAGGCGAAAATGGATGTACAATTGGAGGAGGAGACGTGGCTACTCGTTGCTCTTCTGTTGTTGAAGATTTTTTAAAAAAATATTTAACAAATCTTCCAACAGATCCTAATCCCGAAACCTATTATTATTATATTTCAACAGATGGAAAGAGTTGCCAAATTTACGCCAAACTCTCTACTCCTGCTCCTAATGATATATATGCATACAATTGTGATACTGATAATTATACTATCGGTACTATTGTTAACGGAGCTTGCGGTGATTTTTCTGAATATACTTCTACAAATGGATATAACAATTCTAGCGCTACTGATTGGCCTACTATTACCGCTACAAGTTTTTGTTCGGCAGGAACGCTTGATGGTACAACTCCTGTTTTTCCAGAAGAAGGAGCCTCAGTCTCTTGGACTTGTGACGGAGATCGTGGAGATAGAGCTTTTTGTTCTGCCTACAGAGCCTTAAATGGTGTCTGTGGTTCAGCTGATGGCACCAATTCATATACTACTCCGACAACAGATCTCTGTTCTGCTGGAATTGCTTCTTCTGTTTCTGGTTCCGGTCCCTGGACTTGGACTTGTGAAGGAAAATATGTTGGGGATATTCCTACCTGTACCGTTAACAAAACTGAAGATGGTGTCTGTGGTTCAGCTGATGGCACCAATTCATATACTACTCCGACAACAGATCTCTGTTCTGCTGGAATTGCTTCTTCTGTTTCTGGTTCCGGTCCCTGGACTTGGACTTGTGCTGGAGTGAACGATGGAACGACTAGTGAGACTTGTACTGCTAATAAATCTGTAGATGGTGTCTGTGGTTCAGCTGATGGTTCGTATTATTCTTCTGTTCCGACAACAGATCTCTGTTCTGCTGGAATTGCTTCTTCTGTTTCTGGTTCCGGTCCCTGGACTTGGACTTGTGCTGGAGTGAACGATGGAACGACTAGTGAGACTTGTACTGCCTTAAAGTTAAGTCCGCCTATTATATGCAATAATGTCCATACTCTTAATGAATGTACTAGTGCTGGCGGAACGTTAACTTGGGTTAGTTCGTGTTATGTTTGTAAGTTCAGTTGGTCGGTTACTACTGATATTGGTACTCAGGTTGATGGTCTTTACCCAGATTGTCCTTCTGGATGGACACAATATCAAAATTGGACTACAACTGCTGATCGATCAATATATGGTGGTTATTGTGGTTCTACTACTCATAATTCGCATGCTGGGTATAGTATTCCATATACTGCTGGATCTCATAGTTGGAGTAATCATGCTATTGAGTCTATGCCTTATATGACGGGTGATAATTATAATTGGGCTTGTTGTACTGGATGTGGTAGTACTGCATGTGATAATTGTGGCAGTCTGATATATGAAGGTTGTATGGATTATCCGAATCATAATTGTCACGCGTACATAACTGCAAGAGGTTGTTATTAG